AATGGCTTGGTCACGACGCCGACCGTCAGCACACCGGCCTCCTTCGCGATCCGCGCGATGACCGGAGCGGCGCCGGTGCCCGTTCCGCCGCCCATGCCCGCCGTCACGAAGAGCATGTCGAGCCCCTCGACCAGCGTCGTGATCACTTCGGTGTCCTCAAGGGCGGCCTTGCGGCCCACCTCCGGGTTTCCGCCCGCGCCCAAACCCCCTGTCAATTCCGTACCGAGCTGGATTTTTTTCACGGTAAGGGATTTTTCCAGGACTTGGGCGTCCGTGTTTGCGGTGATGAACTGCACACTCTCCATGCCGGCGGTGATCATGGTGTTGACGGCGTTGCCGCCGCCGCCGCCAACACCGATGACCGCGAGCTTTGCGCGGCACGGCATCTCTTCAGCCAGTTCGAACATCATATCGCTCATCCCTTGCCTCCCTTCATTCTGGAATCCCCCAAAATTCCGTTTCCGCAACGAAACTCATTTAAAGATGTTGGACAGCACATTCCGGATTTTTTCCTTTGTCTGGCGGAAGGAACCGTTTCCCGATGCGGTAGACACCCACCTGCGGCGGCCTCGGTCTCCGTTTTGCACCGAGTACATCACCAGCCCCACGCCGGTGGAGAACATCGGTCCGTTTACCATGTCCACGAGCCCCCCGATGCCGCTCGGTACACCGAGCCGGACCGGCAGCTCGAGTACTTGCTCTGCCAGCTCAATCGCGCCGTCCATGATGCTCGATCCGCCGGTGAGGACGACGCCTGCGGGGAGAAGATCCTCCATGCCGCTTTTCTGGATTTCCCTCCGGATAAGAGTGAAAATCTCCTCCATCCGGGGCTCGATGATCTCGGCGAGCATCTGGCGGCTCAGCACACGCGGCGGGCGCCCGCCCACGCTGGGCACCTCGATCTCCTCGTCTCTCGCCATTATGTAGGCGTGGGTGCAGCCGAAATCCTGCTTGATGCGCTCGGCCTGATGCTCCGGTGTACGGAGACCGATGGCGATGTCGTGGGTGACGTGGTTCCCTCCCACCGGGATCACGGCCGAGTAGCGGAGCGATCTTCCGCTGATGACGGCCACATCCGCCGTTCCGCTACCGATGTCCACCACGGCCACCCCCAGATCGCGCTCATCGTCGGTCAGGGCGGCGAGCGAGGACGCCAGCGGCTGGAGCACCAGACGCTCCACCGTGAGCCCGGCCCGCTCCACGCTCCGCACGATATTCTGAATCGCGGGGATGGAGCCCGTGACCACGTGCACCTTGCACTCGAGGCGCACCCCGCTCATCCCCACCGGCTCGGTGATCCCTTCCTGGTCATCGACGATGTACTCCTG
The window above is part of the bacterium genome. Proteins encoded here:
- the ftsA gene encoding cell division protein FtsA, producing MSRKADVVVGLDIGTSKICVVVAEVNDDGSIEIVGLGKHPSKGLSRGAVVNIDQTVDSIQAAVEEAEFISGTPIRSAFVGVAGSHIRSFNSNGIVAIKSKIVRQDDIDRVVESARAVTMPSDHEVLHVLPQEYIVDDQEGITEPVGMSGVRLECKVHVVTGSIPAIQNIVRSVERAGLTVERLVLQPLASSLAALTDDERDLGVAVVDIGSGTADVAVISGRSLRYSAVIPVGGNHVTHDIAIGLRTPEHQAERIKQDFGCTHAYIMARDEEIEVPSVGGRPPRVLSRQMLAEIIEPRMEEIFTLIRREIQKSGMEDLLPAGVVLTGGSSIMDGAIELAEQVLELPVRLGVPSGIGGLVDMVNGPMFSTGVGLVMYSVQNGDRGRRRWVSTASGNGSFRQTKEKIRNVLSNIFK